Proteins from one Mesorhizobium sp. M9A.F.Ca.ET.002.03.1.2 genomic window:
- a CDS encoding hydrolase — MTPRNGLDSLLRPEDSVLVLIDHQPYQLANLNSHDPQAVVNSTTALAKLAKAFEVPTILTSVIAGRGGLLFKQITDVFPDQEVIDRTWVNTWQDENVVNLVKATGRKQLIIAGLWTEVCVAMPVIQAAGEGWDVTVVTDASGGISKESHEVAIQRMIAAGANVMTVMALAGEWQRDWARTGHVEALTEILIQHFAGSGIAYLWEQQLLNTPAPREG, encoded by the coding sequence ATGACCCCTCGTAACGGCCTCGATTCGCTTCTTCGCCCCGAAGATTCGGTCCTCGTTCTGATCGATCACCAACCTTATCAACTCGCGAACCTGAACAGCCATGATCCGCAAGCTGTGGTCAACAGCACGACCGCGCTGGCGAAGCTGGCTAAGGCGTTCGAAGTCCCAACCATTCTCACCAGCGTAATCGCGGGCCGTGGCGGTCTTCTTTTCAAGCAGATCACCGACGTATTTCCGGACCAGGAAGTCATCGATCGCACCTGGGTGAACACCTGGCAGGACGAGAATGTGGTGAACCTCGTCAAGGCGACCGGCCGCAAGCAACTGATCATCGCCGGCCTGTGGACCGAGGTCTGCGTCGCAATGCCTGTGATCCAGGCCGCCGGCGAGGGCTGGGACGTGACCGTGGTCACCGACGCGTCGGGCGGGATTTCGAAGGAGTCTCACGAAGTTGCCATCCAGCGAATGATCGCGGCCGGTGCGAACGTGATGACCGTGATGGCGCTCGCTGGCGAATGGCAACGCGATTGGGCGCGCACCGGGCATGTCGAGGCGCTGACCGAGATTCTCATCCAGCACTTCGCCGGCAGCGGCATCGCGTATCTTTGGGAGCAGCAGCTTCTCAACACGCCGGCGCCGCGCGAAGGCTGA